The Elusimicrobiota bacterium nucleotide sequence GGGGAAGAAATCGCCCGTTTGGCGGAACCCCTTTCGGGCCCCACCGCAGCTTTTTGGACAGAATTTTGCCGGACCCGCAAGACCCATGTGGTGTATGGATTCCCTGAACAGGTGGGGAATAAGCTCTCTAATTCGGCCGCCCTGGTCGGGCCCTCCGGGGTGGTGGGGGTGTACCGGAAAATTCACCTCTTTGGCCGGGAAAAGATTTTTTTCTCTCCCGGGGAGGAAGGCTTTGCCGTTTGGGACATCGCGGGTCTGCGTGTGGGACTCCTCATTTGTTTCGACTGGTATTTCCCCGAATCGGCCCGCACCTTGGCCTTGGCCGGCGCCGATATCCTTCTTCATCCTTCCAATTTGGTCCTGCCCCATTGCCCAACGGCCATGGTTACCCGCTGTTTGGAGAACAAAGTTTTTGCCGCGACCTCTGACCGGGTGGGAACCGAGGCGGGGGGAGATGGCCCGCTCACCTTCATTGGGCAGAGCCAAATTGTCAGCCCAAGGGGTGAACTTTTGGCTCGGTTGGGGGGGCAAGAAGAATCCGTGGCCGTGGCAGACATTGACCCCGCTCTCTCCCGGGACAAGAGGCTCTCCTCGGGGAACGACCTTTTTTCCGAACGGCGACCGACCCTTTATTCTCTCTGATCCCCTGTTCGCGGCCCTCCGGGAAGCCGATTATTGTAAAATTCCTTTGAATCTCATTGTGTTGTACGGTGGGGAGGCAACGGTTGAGTATTGAGGTGCGGGGGTTAACGAAACGGTTCGGGGATTTCCTGGCGGTGGACCGCGTGTCTTTCCGGATGGAAACCGGAGGCTTGGTGGCCTTGCTGGGCCCTTCGGGGTCTGGGAAGAGCACTTTGCTTCGGATGATTGCGGGATTGGAGCGGCCGGACGCGGGCGATATTTTGCTCACGGGGGAGGAGTCCACGTCCCAGTCCGCCCGGGAACGAAACGTGGGGTTCGTTTTTCAGCATTACGCCCTTTTCAAGCACATGACCATCTGGGACAACGTGGCGTTCGGACTCGCGGTCCGAAAAGCAGATCCAGAAGAAATCCGATCTCGGGTAAGCGAATTGTTGAAATTGGTTCAACTCGAAGGGTTTGAACACCGCTTCCCGGGTCAGTTGTCGGGGGGGCAACGGCAACGGGTGGCCCTTGCGCGGGCATTGGCCCCGCGGCCACGGGTCCTTCTTTTGGATGAGCCTTTTGGAGCTTTGGACGCAAAGGTTCGGGAAGAGTTACGGGAATGGATCCGCCGCCTTCATGAAGAAGCCCGCGTGACCACTCTTTTCGTGACCCACGACCAAGAAGAAGCCATGGAAATTTCCGGGAAAATCATTGTCATGGCCCGGGGCCGTATTGAGCAGGAAGGCACACCCCTCGAAATATTTGATCACCCCGCCACCCCCTTTGTGGCGCGATTTGTGGGAGAAACGAATTCGGTGGATGCCGTGGTCAACCAGCAGGAACTGGTGGTGTGGGGCCCCTTCCGTTTTACAGTGACGGGGCCAGCTGTGGGAAGCCGGGTCCGAATCTATTTCCGGCCCAACGATGTGTATCTGAGCTCTGTCCCGGAAACTCTTCAGGTGGAAGGCAAAATTATCCACACTCGGTTCCGGGGCCCGTTGATCGAGCATCAGATTGATGTGGGGGCCGATCAGCCCATTGTGGCCCATGTCCCGAAAGGGGTTTCCCTGGCCAGCGGTTTTGCGGCAGGACGGCGGGTCTACGTGGGCATCACCGCGTTCCACACTTTTTCATTGTCATGAGGAACTGCTTTTGACCACGACTCCAAGTGAAACGACTCCCTCCAACGTTTACTGGCACCAAGGAAAGCTGAGCGAGGCGGACCGGGCAGAAAAACTTGGACAGCGGGGATGTGTGGTCTGGCTGACGGGTTTTTCAGGGTCAGGAAAGTCCACCCTGGCGCGGGAATTGGAATCGCTCCTTGTCCTCCAGGGGAAAAACGCGGCTGTGTTGGACGGCGATAATCTCCGGATGGGTCTCAACATGGGCGCGTCTCTCCTGGTGGAGAAAGCCGGATATGGGGACCCCGCGGCGAAACGGTTTGGGCTGGGTTTTTCGGAGGACGATCGGCGGGAAAATATTCGGCGTGTCGGTGAAGTGGCGGCTCTCTTTTCTCAGAACAATGTGATCGCCGTGACCGCGTTTATTTCCCCCCGCCGTTCGGATCGGGCCGCCGCCCGCGCGCTTCTTCCCCCAGGACGTTTTTTCGAGATTTTTTGCGACACGCCTCTCGCTCTCTGTGAAGAGCGCGATCCCAAGGGTCTGTACAAGAAAGCCCGGGCGGGGGATGTGGCCCAGTTTACGGGAATTTCCGCTCCCTATGAACCGCCGGAATCTCCGGACCTCGTTTTGCCAACGGGGAAAGAAACGCCCTCTCAGTGTGCCGCACGGGTGGTCCAACTTCTGAAAGAAAAGGGGATGTTTTTATGACCGTGACGCCGTCACTTCTTGAGGAACTTCGACCGTTGTCGGAGCCGGGGGAACTTCTAAAATCGCTTCACCATCGGTTCGGCGACCGTATGGCCATCGGAACGGGAGGGCAATTGACCGGGGCGGTGATCGTGGCTCTCTGTGTGGAAGCCGGATTTATACCCAGGGTTTTTACCAACGACACGGGCCGACTGTTTCCGGAAACCTTGGCGTTGTTTCATAGAGTGGAAAAGAAATACGGGTTAACGATCGAACGGTTTTCTCCGACCCCTGAGGAAGTTGAATCGATGGTGTCGGAAAATGGAGAATTCTTGTTTTTTGATTCTAAGGAAAAACAAGAACTCTGTTGCCGCCTTCGAAAAGTGGTCCCCAACGAGAGGGCCCTTCGCACCGTGGATGTCTGGGTGACCGGACTTCGGGCGGACCAATCCCCTGAACGACGGAATACGCCAAAACTGGAGATGGTAGAACGGGAGGACTCGGGGAAAAAGCGTACCCTTCTCAAAGTGGCTCCCCTGGTGGACTGGACGGAAGCGCGGGTTTGGGACTATGTGCGCGCCCACGATGTCCCTGTGAACGAATTGATGACGCAGCCGCTTCCTGGGGGGTGGCGTTATGAATCATTGGGTTGTGTGATTTGTACCACGCCCATCGGGCCCCACGAACCTCGGCGGGCCGGACGGTGGCGCTGGTTTAATCAAGACGTTTCAAAAGAGTGTGGTTTGCACCTCCCCCCTCCCCGTGTCTGAGACCAGCCTCTTTCTGGAGACGGCGCGCACGGCGGTTTACGCCGCTGGTCGTCGGGTGATGGAACTTCTTTGTTCTCCTATAGAAACGTCCCGCAAAGCCGATCATTCCCTCGTTACCAACGCCGACCACGAGGCCAACACCATTATACGCGAGGCGCTTCGAACGGCTTTCCCGGATCACGGACTCCTGAGTGAAGAAACCGGGCGGGAAGGTCCTCCCGACGCGAAATACCTGTGGGTCGTTGACCCACTGGACGGTACGCGGGCTTACGCCACGGGGATTTCGGGATTTAGCGTGATGGTGGGTTTGTTGCGAGACGGGAAACCCTCCCTCGGGGTGGTTTACGATCCTCTGGCGCACACACTTTTTGAAGCGGAGAAAGGCGCAGGGGCCTATTTGGTGGGACCGGTCCTGAGGACGCCCTTGTGTGTTTCTCCCCGTGAGGATTGGTTGGCCATGCCGGTCATCACGTCGAAAGGATTTCCCCAGGAATGGCGTCGATCCCTGGAACAAAAATGCGGGTTGCGTTTCCTCGATCCGATCAACAGTGTGGGGGTCAAAGTGGGGTATGTGATCCGGAGGTTGGCGGATCTGTATCTCAATCACCACCCCGTTCATCTGTGGGATACCTGCGCGCCCCAATTGATTTTGGAAGAAGCGGGGGGCCGGATGACCCTCTGGGACGGGAGCCCTTTAACCTACGCTTTAGAGGGATCATTTGTTCATGCTCAGCCGACCTTGGCGACGAACGGGAGACGCCACGAGGACATGGTTTCGCTTTTGGCGAGCCTGCCTTCCTCCTCATGAAAGAGAAACCCCTCGATTTACATCGGTTGTCGGAACGGGATTTGGTTTTGAAATTGGCCGACGCGAATAACGATCTCCGCTGGGGGGCGTTTCAAGAGCTCGGGGCGCGGGGGGAGAATCGGGGGTGGAAAGCCTACGGCCTTTTGACCCAGGACCCCGAACTGGCCCGACTGTTCCTTTCTCCCAAGGATCCCTTTGACGCCGTGGGGGTTGTGGTGGGACCGGGAACTTACGAACGGATCCGGACAGCGTGGTCGGGGGGGCCCGAACAGGACCTCTCGGGGGGTGGAAAAGAATTTACCCTGGATTTCCGAAATCTTCGGCTGGACGTCATTTCTTTGGGTGCGACTTTTGGTCCCTTGGAAGGGGACACCCCAGAAGGGCGGGAAGGATTGGGCGAAGTGGAGTTTCGCGTGGTGGACGTGGCGGCTTTTGCGGCTCGCGTGGAAAATCTAGAGGGGGATCTACGGGGCCGGATTATTTTATTGCCTTCGGATCCCGCGGGGGTCCCATCGGGATCGTCCCCACCGGCCCGTTTCCTTCTTGCGCACATCCGTTCGTCCCGGAGCGTTCAATCGGTCCTCGTTCAACTGATTCAAGGGTAAGCGATCCCCCTTATCATTGGCAGGGAAGCCGTGGTCCCTTGCGTGATGTGTTCGATAGAGGTAGTATCAGCCCATGCCAAGTCCATGGGATGACGATGAAACACCGCGCGATGCGGTGGAACAGTTGCTGGAGCGGCTCAACCAGTTTAAAAAACAATTTAATTTTAATCTCCTTGGTGTTGGTGGGATCGTCCTCGGGGTCATTCTCTTTTTGGGAGCGTTGACCTCCTTCTACACCATCCAACCCAGCGAAGAAGCGGTTGTTCTTCGTTTCGGTCGCTATATTCGGACCGAGATGCCGGGCCTTCGTTTTAAGTTCCCCTTTGGTATTGAACGGGCCATCAAAGTCAGAACAAAAATCATCCACCAGGAAGAGTTTGGATTCCGCTCTTCGGGAACGACCGGAACCCGGACCCAATATTCCAACAGGTCCTTTGGGGAAGAATCACTCACGTTAACTGGGGATCTCAATGTGGCCGATGTGGAGTGGATTGTTCAATATCAGATTTCGGATCCCAAAAAATATCTTTTTAATACCCGCGAGGTGCTCCAAAATCTGAGGGACGCCAACCAGAGCATGTTGCGAAGGGTGGTGGGCGACCGATTGGTGAACGAAGTTTTGACGGTAGGGCGCGCCGAAATCGGGGAAGAAGTGCATCGGTTAACGCAAGAAATTCTCGACCGTTACGACATGGGGGTCCGAATTGTGACCGTTAAATTGCAGGACGTGAACCCTCCCGCGTCGGTCCGGCCCGCTTTTAACGAAGTCAATGCCGCCAAGCAGGAACAAGAACAAGCGATCAATCAGGCCGAACGCGAATACAACCGGGTGATTCCGGAAGCCCGAGGAAAGGCGGAAAAACTGGTGAAAGACGCTGAAGGATACTCGGCGGCTGTGGTGAACCGCGCCCTGGGGGACGCTTCCCGGTTTCAGGATATTTTGTCGGCCTATCGGACCGCGCCCCAGGTAACGCGCACGCGGCTCTATTTGGAAACTCTTGAAGAGATTTACGGTCGAGTGAAATCCATGACGATCGTTGATAAAAAAGTTCAAGGTG carries:
- a CDS encoding acyltransferase is translated as MRIAVVQTHPERGQALKNMERARALMVPTFAEIYVLPELAFSGYNFSTGEEIARLAEPLSGPTAAFWTEFCRTRKTHVVYGFPEQVGNKLSNSAALVGPSGVVGVYRKIHLFGREKIFFSPGEEGFAVWDIAGLRVGLLICFDWYFPESARTLALAGADILLHPSNLVLPHCPTAMVTRCLENKVFAATSDRVGTEAGGDGPLTFIGQSQIVSPRGELLARLGGQEESVAVADIDPALSRDKRLSSGNDLFSERRPTLYSL
- the cysA gene encoding sulfate ABC transporter ATP-binding protein is translated as MSIEVRGLTKRFGDFLAVDRVSFRMETGGLVALLGPSGSGKSTLLRMIAGLERPDAGDILLTGEESTSQSARERNVGFVFQHYALFKHMTIWDNVAFGLAVRKADPEEIRSRVSELLKLVQLEGFEHRFPGQLSGGQRQRVALARALAPRPRVLLLDEPFGALDAKVREELREWIRRLHEEARVTTLFVTHDQEEAMEISGKIIVMARGRIEQEGTPLEIFDHPATPFVARFVGETNSVDAVVNQQELVVWGPFRFTVTGPAVGSRVRIYFRPNDVYLSSVPETLQVEGKIIHTRFRGPLIEHQIDVGADQPIVAHVPKGVSLASGFAAGRRVYVGITAFHTFSLS
- the cysC gene encoding adenylyl-sulfate kinase, translating into MSRKGFPWPAVLRQDGGSTWASPRSTLFHCHEELLLTTTPSETTPSNVYWHQGKLSEADRAEKLGQRGCVVWLTGFSGSGKSTLARELESLLVLQGKNAAVLDGDNLRMGLNMGASLLVEKAGYGDPAAKRFGLGFSEDDRRENIRRVGEVAALFSQNNVIAVTAFISPRRSDRAAARALLPPGRFFEIFCDTPLALCEERDPKGLYKKARAGDVAQFTGISAPYEPPESPDLVLPTGKETPSQCAARVVQLLKEKGMFL
- a CDS encoding phosphoadenylyl-sulfate reductase, whose translation is MTVTPSLLEELRPLSEPGELLKSLHHRFGDRMAIGTGGQLTGAVIVALCVEAGFIPRVFTNDTGRLFPETLALFHRVEKKYGLTIERFSPTPEEVESMVSENGEFLFFDSKEKQELCCRLRKVVPNERALRTVDVWVTGLRADQSPERRNTPKLEMVEREDSGKKRTLLKVAPLVDWTEARVWDYVRAHDVPVNELMTQPLPGGWRYESLGCVICTTPIGPHEPRRAGRWRWFNQDVSKECGLHLPPPRV
- a CDS encoding 3'(2'),5'-bisphosphate nucleotidase CysQ; translated protein: MSETSLFLETARTAVYAAGRRVMELLCSPIETSRKADHSLVTNADHEANTIIREALRTAFPDHGLLSEETGREGPPDAKYLWVVDPLDGTRAYATGISGFSVMVGLLRDGKPSLGVVYDPLAHTLFEAEKGAGAYLVGPVLRTPLCVSPREDWLAMPVITSKGFPQEWRRSLEQKCGLRFLDPINSVGVKVGYVIRRLADLYLNHHPVHLWDTCAPQLILEEAGGRMTLWDGSPLTYALEGSFVHAQPTLATNGRRHEDMVSLLASLPSSS
- the hflK gene encoding FtsH protease activity modulator HflK: MPSPWDDDETPRDAVEQLLERLNQFKKQFNFNLLGVGGIVLGVILFLGALTSFYTIQPSEEAVVLRFGRYIRTEMPGLRFKFPFGIERAIKVRTKIIHQEEFGFRSSGTTGTRTQYSNRSFGEESLTLTGDLNVADVEWIVQYQISDPKKYLFNTREVLQNLRDANQSMLRRVVGDRLVNEVLTVGRAEIGEEVHRLTQEILDRYDMGVRIVTVKLQDVNPPASVRPAFNEVNAAKQEQEQAINQAEREYNRVIPEARGKAEKLVKDAEGYSAAVVNRALGDASRFQDILSAYRTAPQVTRTRLYLETLEEIYGRVKSMTIVDKKVQGVLPVFGNLTPDPQVKP